A stretch of the Siniperca chuatsi isolate FFG_IHB_CAS linkage group LG24, ASM2008510v1, whole genome shotgun sequence genome encodes the following:
- the LOC122872441 gene encoding adhesion G-protein coupled receptor G7-like, with protein sequence MVSVSVLMNGPERHAQKKTSAEHKRWTDSLSHAHPLAGLHIPRKSVEKERVVVLKCDQTLSDIQQNLTSSANLEMLASSTQILTSKPEELTAENVTAAAQIANTLLLSPNATESVRVAAVATISQLLNANTPDDSKENSATLDLTMTLDQLSVNLSQSLNTSQVVQPNLVVQSEQIPAAGTQGVQFTSLSGPSGSFLANRILLYTNTSTAVVENRFQANALIYVRFPPEAVSGRQKPSNVSLGFVLYQNDRFFRSKRYRRGRAPIMVLSASVKGQERSVVPQHVEMLFRPAVANDTSLYDFACVFWNYSLKDWSTDGCSKGNASDGVVRCFCNHTTNFAALWVNILD encoded by the exons AtggtgtctgtatctgtccTGATGAATGGACCGGAAAGACATGCTCAGAAG AAAACTTCTGCCGAGCACAAACGTTGGACGGATTCACTTTCCCACGCACACCCATTGGCTGGTTTGCATATTCCAAGGAAATCTGTCGAAAAGGAACGAGTGGTG GTCCTCAAGTGTGACCAGACGCTCAGCGACATACAACAAAAT CTTACCAGCTCAGCTAATTTAGAGATGCTGGCGAGCAGCACTCAAATTCTGACCTCCAAACCTGAAGAGCTGACGGCTGAAAAcgttacagcagcagctcagatcGCCAACACGCTGCTGCTGTCTCCGAACGCCACAGAG AGCGTCAGGGTGGCAGCAGTAGCTACAATCAGCCAACTGCTGAACGCCAACACGCCGGACGACAGCAAGGAAAACAGCGCTACTCTGGA CCTCACGATGACCCTGGACCAGCTCTCTGTGAACCTCAGCCAAAGTCTCAACACGAGTCAGGTGGTTCAACCAAACCTGGTGGTCCAGTCGGAACAGATCCCTGCTGCAGGCACTCAGGGAGTCCAGTTCACCTCTCTCTCAG GACCGTCTGGCAGTTTCCTTGCCAACCGAATTCTGCTGTACACCAACACGTCAACAGCTGTGGTGGAAAACAGGTTCCAAGCCAACGCCCTCATATACGTACGATTCCCACCAG AAGCTGTCAGTGGTCGTCAGAAGCCGTCGAACGTCTCGCTGGGTTTCGTCCTCTACCAGAACGACCGCTTCTTCAGGTCAAAGCGCTACAGAAGGGGGCGGGCCCCCATCATGGTCCTGTCGGCCAGCGTCAAAGGTCAGGAGCGCAGCGTGGTGCCGCAACACGTGGAGATGCTGTTCAGACCAGCA GTGGCGAACGATACGTCTCTGTACGACTTCGCCTGTGTTTTCTGGAACTACAGTCTGAAAGATTGGAGCACTGACGGCTGCTCTAAAGGAAACGCTTCAGACGGAGTCGTGAGATGTTTCTGCAACCACACCACCAACTTCGCCGCTCTCTGGGTGAATATATTAGACTAA